In Gemmatimonadota bacterium, the following proteins share a genomic window:
- a CDS encoding NAD(P)-dependent oxidoreductase, with the protein MQVQRIAILSPGEMGHSVGRCLQAGGFDVATCLTDRSERTRTLTAAAGIRDEPDLDKLVRDTDLILAILVPDQARALAGQVAEVMKRTGSSRRTGSSPAYADCNAISPDSAREIDRVVTAAGGRFIDAGIIGGPPGADEKTRFYASGPHEAILTQLDGHGILVRPLGGEVGRASGIKMCYASVTKGTSALYAAALTAAEVMDLSEELLAEFAESQGQRLKAMGGVNSLSAKAFRWIGEMQEIAATYERAGVSPGFHEGAEHIFRLIAESPIGHERPETVDRNRTLEETVAIFADEARRRARESGKG; encoded by the coding sequence ATGCAGGTACAACGAATCGCCATATTGAGCCCGGGAGAGATGGGCCATTCCGTGGGGCGGTGCCTCCAGGCGGGCGGCTTCGACGTGGCCACCTGCCTGACGGACCGGAGCGAACGAACTCGCACGCTGACGGCGGCCGCGGGCATCCGGGACGAGCCGGACCTGGACAAACTGGTCCGGGACACGGACCTGATCCTGGCCATCCTCGTGCCCGACCAGGCCCGGGCCCTCGCCGGCCAGGTGGCGGAGGTGATGAAACGGACCGGGTCCTCGAGACGGACCGGGTCCTCGCCGGCCTACGCCGACTGCAACGCCATCTCCCCGGATTCGGCGCGGGAGATCGACCGGGTCGTCACCGCCGCCGGAGGCCGCTTCATCGACGCGGGCATCATCGGCGGTCCACCCGGCGCGGACGAAAAGACGCGCTTCTACGCTTCCGGCCCCCACGAGGCCATACTCACGCAACTGGACGGCCACGGCATCCTCGTCCGGCCGCTGGGCGGCGAAGTGGGCCGGGCGTCGGGCATCAAGATGTGCTATGCCTCGGTCACCAAGGGGACCTCCGCCCTCTATGCCGCGGCGCTGACGGCCGCCGAAGTCATGGACCTGAGCGAGGAACTGCTGGCGGAATTCGCCGAAAGCCAGGGGCAGCGTCTCAAGGCGATGGGCGGCGTAAACAGCCTGTCGGCCAAGGCCTTCCGCTGGATCGGTGAAATGCAGGAGATCGCGGCGACGTACGAACGGGCCGGGGTATCGCCCGGTTTTCACGAAGGCGCCGAGCACATCTTCCGCCTCATCGCCGAAAGTCCCATTGGCCACGAACGGCCCGAGACCGTGGACCGCAACCGCACCCTGGAGGAAACCGTGGCCATCTTTGCGGACGAGGCGCGGCGGCGGGCACGCGAATCCGGGAAAGGGTAA